The Granulicella sp. 5B5 nucleotide sequence GGACGATATCGTGCTGGCCGATGCGAACTGCCACAAGTCGATCTGCCATTCGCTGACGGTGACTGGCGCGAGGCCGGTGTACTTCAAGCCGACACGCAATGGCTACGGAATGATCGGGCTGGTGCCGGTGAAGCGGTTCAGCCCGGAGAACGTAAAGGCCCTGATTGAGCGCAGCCCGTTTTCCGCAGGCGCGCGTTCCCAGGTGCCGACGTACGCCGTGGTGACGAACTCAACCTATGATGGGCTCTGCTACGACGTGAACCGCGTGGTGGAGGAGCTGGCGAAGAGCGTGGGCCGCGTGCACTTTGACGAAGCATGGTACGCGTATGCGAAATTCCACCCCATCTACCAGGGACGGTTCGCAATGGGCGTGCCGGATGAGATGCCGGGCCGCCCGGCGATCTTCTCCACGCAGTCCACGCACAAGATGCTGGCGGCGTTTTCGATGGCGTCGATGGTGCATGTGAAGCTGAGCCCGCGCGCGCCGCTGGACTACGACCAGTTCAATGAAGCGTTCATGATGCACGGCAGCACCAGCCCGTTCTATCCGTTGATTGCGTCGATCGACGTGGCCGCCGCGATGATGGATGAACCTGCTGGGCCCACGCTGATGAGCGAGACGCTGCAGGATGCGATCAGCTTCCGCAAGGCGATGAGTTCGATTGCGCACCGGTTGCGGCAGGCGGAGGAGGGCTGGTTCTTCCGGCTCTATCAGCCGGAGTATGTGGTCGATCCCCTCGACGGGGAGCGCTACCTGCTGGAGGATGCGCCCGACGGCGCGCTGACCAACCGCTCAAGCTGCTGGACGCTGAAGCCCGGCGAGGAGTGGCACGGCTATCAGGACGAGGACATCGCCGACGACTACTGCATGCTGGACCCGGCGAAGGTGACGATCCTGACGCCGGGCGTGAACGCGCAGGGCGTCGTGGCGGACTGGGGAATTCCAGCGGCGATTCTGACGGAGTTCCTCGACGGGCGCCGCGTGGAGATTGCTCGCACGGGCGATTACACCGTACTGGTGCTGTTCAGCGTGGGCACGTCGAAGGGCAAGTGGGGCGCGCTGCTGGAGAACCTGTTCGAGTTCAAGCGACTGTATGACTCGGAGGCGTCGCTCGAAGAGGCGCTGCCGGAGCTGGTGTCGAAGTATCCGGCGCGGTACCGCAACCAGACGCTGAAGGAACTGAGCGACGAGATGCACCAGGCGATGAAGGAGATGGACCTCGCGGGGCTGGTGAACGCCGCCTGCGACGAGGACTTCGACCCGGTGCTGACGCCTTCGCAGACCTACCAGAAGATGCTGACCGGCGAGACCGAAAAGGTGAAGTTCGCGGAGATGGCCGGGCGCATCGCGGCGGTGATGCTGGTGCCGTATCCGCCGGGCATTCCGATGTCGATGCCGGGCGAGCGGCTGGGCGGTCCGGACAGCCCGGTGATCCGCCTGATCCTGGCGATGGAGCAGTTCGGCAAGCGCTTCCCGGGCTTCGAGCGCGAGACGCATGGCATTGAGATCGACGAGCATGGCGAGTACTGGATGCGCGCGGTGATTGAGACGCCAGGCACAAAGCGAAACGGCCGCGGCAAGCAGAAGCCGCCCAGTTCGGCGCCGCCTGTGAAGCGTAAGAAGAAGTCGCTTCCCGGTGACGATGAGCCGCCAGTTCCCGGGACGACGAAGATCGCGCCTGAGCGCTGAGGCACGATCAGAGGCCGCAGTTGCAGCTTTTGCCGTGCGTCGGTGGCAGCTTGCCGTCGAGTGTGGGGATGCAGTGTCCGTGCGGGTCGCTGGTGGGGTTGCCGAGCACTTCGGCTATGCGCGCCTCGAACCGCTCGGAGATAAAGTGCTCCAGCTTCTCGGCCTCGTCGTGTATCTCGTCGATGGGATAGTTGAGTACCTCGAAGAGGAAGGTCTCGATGAGGCGATGGTGACGTACGATCTCCAGTGCGCGCCTGCGCCCTGTCGCCGATAGCGTGACGCCCCGGCTGCGCTGGTATTCCACCAGCGTGGGCCGCTCGCCCGCGAGTCGCTGCAGCATGTTGGTGACTGAAGCCGGCGCGATGGAGAGGTGCTCGGCCAGCAACGAACTACCGACGCGCAGCCGCTCATCCCCGGATAGCGTGTAGATGGCCTTGAGATAGTTGTCGACGGACTCGCTCTGGACGCGGGCGTGTCTGCGAGGCGTGGCTTTGGTGGCGGTGGGCATCTTCGGTTTCAAGTGTAGATCGTATCGACTCCCGATGCGCGCGAAATGACGAAGGCCCCGGACGAATCCGGGGCCTTCGTTGTTGGTTGCGGTGGAGCTTAGTACATGCCGTCCATGCCGCCGCCGTGGTTGTGGCCGCCGGCCGGAGCTTCCTTCTTCTCCGGAATATCGGCGATCATGGCCTCGGTGGTGAGCATCAGGCCGCTGATGGAGGCGGCGTTCTGCAGGGCAGTGCGCGTGACCTTGGTCGGGTCGATGACGCCGGCCTTGACCAGGTCCTCGTAGACACCGGTGCCGGCGTTGTAGCCGAAGTTGGTGTCCTTCGATTCGTTGATCTTGCCGATGACCACTGCACCCTCTTCACCCGCGTTGTGGACGATCATGCGCAGCGGCTCTTCGATGGCGCGACGGATGATGTTCGCACCGATCTTTTCGTCGCCTTCGAGCGTCTTGATCAGGTCGTCGACGGCCTTGGTGCAGCGCACCAGTGCCACGCCGCCGCCCGGGACGATGCCCTCTTCGACAGCTGCACGGGTTGCGTGCATCGCGTCCTCGACGCGCGCCTTCTTCTCCTTCATCTCGGTCTCGGTAGCTGCCCCGACCTTGATGACGGCGACGCCACCAACCAGCTTCGCAAGGCGCTCCTGGAGCTTCTCGCGGTCGTAGTCGGAGGTGGTCTTCTCGACCTGCGCGCGAATCTCCTTCACGCGGCCTGCGATCTTGTCGTCAGCTCCGCCGCCATCGACGATGGTGGTGTTGTCCTTGTCGATGGTGATGCGCTTGGCGGTGCCCAGATCCTCGAGCGTGACGCCCTCGAGCTTGATGCCGAGGTCCTCGGTGATAGCCTTGCCGCCGGTCAGGACAGCGATATCCTCCAGCATGGCCTTGCGGCGGTCGCCGAAGCCGGGGGCCTTCACGGCCGCAACGTTCAGCGTGCCACGCAGCTTGTTCACCACGAGGGTCGCGAGCGCCTCACCGTCCACATCCTCGGCGATGATCAGCAGGGGCTTGGCGGTGCGGGCAACCTGCTCCAGCAGCGGCAGCAGGTCCTTCATCGTGGAGATCTTCTTCTCATAGATGAGGATGTAGGGGTTCTCGAGGGCAGCTTCCATGCGCTCCGCATCGGTGACGAAGTAGGGCGAGAGGTAGCCGCGATCGAACTGCATGCCCTCGACCACATCGAGCTGAGTCTCCATCGTGCGGGACTCTTCCACGGTGATGACGCCGTCCTTGCCGACCTTCTTCATCGCCGCAGCGATGATGGTGCCGATCTGCTCGTCCGAGTTGGCGGAGATGGTGCCGACCTGGGCGATCATGTCGCCCGAGACGGGCTTGGAGAACGTGGAAAGAGCGCCGCCGGTGACGACGCCGTTCTCATCGCGCTTGCCGATGATGGCCTCAACGGCCTTGTCGATGCCGCGCTTCAGCGCCATCGGGTTGGCACCGGCCGCGACGGTCTTTACTCCCTCGCGGTAGATGGCCTGGGCCAGAACGGTGGCGGTGGTGGTGCCGTCGCCGGCAACGTCGGAGGTCTTGGAGGCGACCTCCTTCACCATCTGTGCGCCCATGTTCTCGAGGCCCTCGGGCAACTCGATCTCCTTGGCGACGGTGACGCCGTCCTTGGTGATGGTCGGCGAACCGAACTTCTTCTCGATGACGACGTTGCGGCCCTTGGGACCGAGCGTCACCTTCACAGCGTTCGCGAGCGTGTTCACGCCGCGCAGAATCGCCTGACGCGAATCTTCTCCGTGCAGAATTTGCTTTGCCATTGTGTTTCCCTCAGGGGCTGAAGCCCCAAAATTTTTGGTGGAATCCATGTCACGGCTGAAGCCGTGACCTACCGTATATCGCCGGAGCGAAAGTTATTTGAGGATGCCGAGGACTTCTTCCTCGCGCATGATGAGGAACTCCTCGCCGTCGAGCTTGATCTCAGTGCCGGAGTACTTGCCGAAGAGGATCTTGTCGCCGGCCTTGACGTCGAGAGGGAAGACCTTGCCTTCGTCGTTGGACTTGCCCTTACCGACGGAGATGACTTCGCCCTGCTGGGGCTTTTCCTTGGCGGAGTCGGGGATGATGATGCCGCCGACCTTGGTTTCGCCCTCTTCGAGGCGGCGAACCAGGATGCGGTCATGCAACGGCGTAAATGAGGTGGCTGCCATGATGGTGCTTCTCCTTGATGAAACGTTGGTTGTAGCGGGCCCGGTGGACTGGGTGGGAGTGCCGGAAGGCCGAAGTAGCGCCTTAGCACTCACCTGTGCCGATTGCTAATATAGGCCTCTGATCGAAGTCGGTCAAGGGTGTCTGTATGAATTTGAGTTAAACTCGCTCATATTCTCGGGCGGGCCGTAAGCGAGGGTCGGAGGCAGCCAGTTACGGGTCAAAAGCTGTAGAATCAGCCTATGAATTTTCGCACTTCCAGCTCCTCGGCCCTCGTCAGGACGCTTGCAAAAGCGAGTGTTGTCCCGGTTCTGGCTTGCCTCGTGGGTACTGCGGCGGCGTCCGCGCAGGACTCCGAGCATGGCCGCAAGTACAAGCCGCTGCCACCCACAGCGCACATCACCGTGACAGTCCAGAAGGGCTTCAACAGCAAGCCGATCATGAATGCAGCAGTGGTCTTCCACGCCGTGCGCGATGGCCACAACGACGGCAACCTCGAGGTAAAGACCGACGAGGACGGCAAGGCTGTGATCGACGTGATCGAGATCGGCAGCAAGGTGAATGTGCAGGTCATCGCCAACGGCTTTGCAACCTCCGCACAGGAGATTGATGTGGACACCCCGACCAAGGACCTACTGGTCAAGATGCAGCGGCCACGGGCACAGGTGTCGGAGTTCGAGGACAACAGTGGCAAGGCCTCGCAGGTAAAGCCGGGCATCCAGGAGCCACCGCATCCGCTGCCTCCTCCTGCGACGGCAGGCACTCCCCAGTGAGCGGTGCGGACGGGCTGCAGGGGACTCTGCCGGCAAAGATCCTGAGTGGTAAGGGCGTTGTGGTGACCGGGGCAGCCCGGCGGATTGGCCGTGCGCTGGCGCTGACGCTGGCCGAGGCCGGCGCCGATGTCGTCATCACCTATCGCGGCTCGCAGGCCGACGCCGAGGAGACGGTCGCTGCGCTCCGGGCTCTTGGTTCAAACGCGATGGCTGTGCCCTGTGAGGTACGCGAGGAGCAGAGCGTGGAGCGTGCCATCGCAACGGCGGTCTCCCATCTGGGTGGGCTCGACATACTGGTCAACAACGCGGGCGCGTTTGAGACCGCAGCTCTGGAAGAGATCTCCGTTGCGCAGTGGGATGCGATGTTCGAGACCAACACGCGTGGCCCGTTTCTGCTTGCCCGCACGGCGCATCCGTACCTGAAGGCGGCGCGGGGCCGCATCGTCAATATCGGTTCGCTGGGCGGGCTGCACCCGTGGGCCACGCATGGGCACTACTGCACGTCGAAGGCGGCGCTGCACATGCTCTCGCAGACGATGGCCAAGGCGTGGGCCCCGGAGATCGCGGTGAACTGCGTTGCTCCAGGGATGATTGTGTGGGGTGATGTGAATCCGGCGTACGAGCACTTTGCCGCGAAGACGCCGATGGGCCGTAACGGCCAGGCGGAGGATGTTGCCGCGGCGGTGTTGTTCTTCGCCACCGCGCCCAGCTTCATCACCGGGCAGCTGCTGGCGGTGGATGGCGGTCTCGGCCTCTAGGTCAGCCTGCTAGCCTTTCCGCCAAAGAGCCGCTTCAGGAACGATGGGCGTTCTATCTCGTAGAGATTGCGGGGCTCTTCAATGGCGGGTAGCGGCTGTCCTTCGAAGACTGCCAGGGGGTTGTCCACACAGATCGCCTGCGCATAGTCAGCGCCATATTTCGAAGCAACGACGTCGTGGGCGGCACGCATCTTTGGCGGACGCCGTGTGGTGTTGTGCGCATCCGTCGCGAGGAAGTGGACCCAGCGGTCGCTTAACAGCTTGTGCGCCATCTTCTCCGCGACCTGGCCCATCTGGCCGACCACGGAGCTGGTTGTCACCTGCACGAGCATGCCCTGCTGCACCCAGGTTTTGAGGCGCGAAGGGTCACGCTGCAGGGTGGGATTGCGTTCAGGGTGGGTCAGTATAGGGGTCAAGCCGGCCAGCCGCAGGTCATAGATCGAATCGCCCATCTGCGGCGGGATGGCGTGGTCCTGCAGCTCGATCAGCAGATACTGTTTTGCATTGATCGAGTAGCGGTGCGGGTTGCGGCGGGCATCCTGGATGTTGTCATAGTTCATGTGAAAGTCGCAGCCGCTGCCGAGCGTGATCTTCACGCCCTCGCGGGCCAGGCTCTCGCGCAGGGCGTCGAGCAGCTGCTCGTTGCGTTCGCGGTCGAACGCATAACGATTGTTGGCGTGGGGGGTGGCGACGATGTGGGTGATACCGTCTTCCGCTGCCATGCGCGCCATGGCCACGGAGGTTTCAAGATCGGTCGAGCCATCGTCCAGGCCGGGCAAAAGGTGATGATGTATATCGACCATGGTAGCGTTTAGTTTAACACTCTGGCTAGACTGCCTGAACAGGCAGTTTTGCATCCTATGATAGAGATGACACTCAGCGGTAAACGTTATAGCGCGTAGTGTGCCCTCAACCTTTCATGAAAGTAGATTCCAGGAACGTCCTCATGGCAGAACAGACATCGAGCTCCTCCAGCAAGCCCCGCGTTCTAGTCGCCGACGACGAACAGGTAATCGCAAACACACTGGTCATCATCCTCAATCAGGCAGGCTTTGAAGCCAGGGCTGTCTATAGCGGCGAAAAGGCCATCGACCTGCTGGACTCCTTCAAGCCTGACATGCTGATCTCCGACGTCATTATGACTGGCATGACTGGCATCGAAGCCGCGATTGAAGTGCGCAACCGTCTGCCGGAGTGCAAGATCCTGCTTTTCTCGGGACAGGCCGCCACTGCCGATCTGCTGGAGCGCGCGCGCACCCAGGGACATGAGTTCGAGATCCTCGCCAAGCCGGTGCACCCGACCGATCTGCTCGCCAAACTTCGCGGCTAAACACTGCTGCCCGTGCAGCGGTGCAGCTACAGTGGCAACTTCGCGCGTTCCCTCAGCCGTTCATGGCGTTTCAACTCAATCAGGTATTCATAGTACCCCATCAGCGTGGCGTACATCATGCCTGCGCGCCCATCCAACACGGCACGTCGTACGAACATCAGGTACAGCCACTTGATCAGGGGCCGCAGAGGCAGGCCGTAAAAGATCGCCTTCTGCGCAGCGCGTCTCTGGTGAAAGTCAGCTGCGAACAACGCCTGTCGCAATGACGCACCTTGCACGGCAGTGCCGTTTGCCAGCAGGTCGGCCTCCGCGCTGGAGTAGGCGTTATGCCGTGCTACCCAACTCGCAAGGCCCTTTGAAAAAGGGAAGTGGTCGAACGGAGCATTGAGTGATGCCACTGTGCCCTGTACATCGACAACTTCGTTGATCTCCCGCGTATAACGCGCCCTGTCCACGCGCAGCAGCCGCACATAGAAGGGCGTCATCTGTGCGTGCTTGAGCCATGTGCCCCACAGGTAGTCGCGCCGCCGCATGCGAAATCCGGAAACGCCGTCCTGCACATGCGCCACAGCCTGTTGCATCTCCGTGACGAGCTCTGGTGTCGGACGCTCGTCGGCATCCAGCACCAGCACCCAGCCGTGGCAAAACGGCAATGCCAGGCCGGCATTTCGCTGCGCGGCATAGTTGTCAAACGCACGCATACTCACGCTGGCGCCGTGCTCGCGCGCGATGGTCACTGTGCGGTCTATGCTGCCGGAGTCCAGTACATGCACATCGTCGCACCATGCCACCGAGTCGAGACACCCGGGCAGGTCCAGCTCTTCATTGCGCGTAAGAATGAGCACCGAGATCACGCCGCGTCTCCGCCGTGTAGAAAACGTTCGCGCTGCTTCACGGCTTTTGCAGGCACGCCTGCATACACCGTCCAGGGCTCAAGGTCGCGTGTAGCGACAGACGCCAGTCCCAGCACGGAGCCCTCGCTCACCTGTACGCCGGGTGCGACACAGGCGCGCGCGCAAATCCACGCATACGCGCCGAAGCTCATGCGGTAGGCAAGCAGTGGAAACGCGGGATCGTTGTAGTCGTGCGTCGCGCCACAGATATAGCTGCCCTGCGAAAAGATCACGTGTGAGCCGCACTCGATCAGTGCGGGGTTGTAGATTTCAACGCCATCGGCCGTGGTCACCTGATCGGCGCAGTGCAGGTTCCACGGCGCCCATACCTTTGAGCCCGGATAGAAGTGGCACTTTGTCCCAAGCTTCGCGCCGAAGAGTCGCAACAAAAGGCTGCGCCATGCATGGAACGGCCGCGGTGACGTCCGGTACAGCAGCAACCAGACGATGCCCCACACCAGCCGCGCCGCGCGATTACTCAGGGAAAATGCGGGCCGTGTGTAAGCGTCCGCTCCCGGCGGCGCGACGATGTGATCGGTGGCGCGATACACGGGGGTACGGTGGCGTGTCGTCTCACTCATGCCTTGCGTGGCTCCGCAAGCGCGCTTGTTTGGGCTGCCCTTGCATCGGCAAGAAGCTCCACCAGCGCACTCGTGTTCTTTCGCATATCGTACCGCGTTGTGGCGCTCTGTAATGCGCGGGCGCTCATCGCCTCGCGTTCTGCGGGGCTCAAGCCGGTCCATTGCGTCAGCAGGGAGATCACGCCTTCCAGGGTATCGTCATCCACCAGCGCGCAGCCGTCGGCGGCCAGGTCCTCCGCAATGTTGATGGGCTGCGTGATCAGCACAGGCTTCCCGCAGGCCAGGGCCTCCACGACCGCGATGCCGAAGTTCTCCTGATGTGACGGCAGGACGAACGCTTCGCATCCCGCAAACGCGCCCCACTTCCTCTCGCCCTTCAGCATGCCTGGCCAATGAACGCGCTCTGCTATGCCTGCGCGCTCGGCCATACGCTGCAGTTTGCTTTGCCAGCCCGCGCTGTCTGGGCCGGCCATTACCAGTTGCACGTCCGGTTGCAGTAGCGCAACCCGCGCGAAGGCTTCGATCAACAGATCGCACCCCTTCTTCGGGTCGAGGCGGCCGAGAAAGAGTAGATACTGCTTGTCGCGCAGAGCCGGGCAGAGCGCGTAGAACGCCTCGCGGCACTCCGCTACATCCGCAGACGGCGCATCGGCTCCCAGACCGATCACCGCCGCGTTCCAGCGATGCAGCCAGAAGCTCTGCGCAGCGAGACCGCGCTCGGCCTCTGTCGTGAACACCACACGCAGCGCGTGCCGCAGCACCCAGTATTGCACCGGCAGCCAGTAGAGCCACTTCTTCATATGCTTGATGCGTGATGCGCGCTTGAAGTACGGGTCCAGCATTCCGTGTGCAAACACCAGATAGGGCACGTGTCCGGCCACAGTGCGCAACACAGCGAGCGAGAGGTACTCCCACATACCATGTAGCACAACGCCGTCGTAGCGGTTGCGGTTGGCGCGCAGCCACGGCACCAGCTTCGCGGAGTAGGCCCCCTTGCAGTCACCGCCCAGCGCATGAACGGTAAACGGAGCAGCTTGCAAGTAGCCAGCCTGCGGATCGTCCAGCGTCAGCACCTCGCTATCGCAGCCATCAGGGGCCGAGCGCAGCATCATCCGCACAGCCTCCTGCGGGCCGCCGCTATCGGGCCTCATGTTGCTGATGATGTGCAGAATCCGCAAGCTTCGCCGCTCCCTCGCTACGTCGTGATGATACCAACTAGGCTCATGGTGTGAGCTTGCCGGTCGTGTATGCGAGCGCGGCACGCAGGCCACGCACGTCTTCCTCAAAGCTCCACGTCTTCATGCGCTCCCGTGCGGCGTCGCCCATGGCGCGCGAGGCGCCGGGCGGCGTCAGCACACGGCTCAGCGCGTGCATCAGCGCCTCCACGTCGCCCACCGGATACACGCAACCCTGCACGCCATCAGTCACAAGGTCAGCATGGCTGCCCACATCGCTGGAGACGATCACCGCGCGGCCGGATGCCATCGCTTCATTCACGATCAGCCCCCAGGGCTCATGCCGTGAGGGCAGTACAAACACATTCGCCAGCCGAAAGAACACAGGCAACTCGGTCTGGTTGCGAAAGCCCGCAAAGCGCACGTGCTGCAGCTCTAATTTTTGGCATTCTGCTTCGAGCCGAGGACGCTCTTCGCCATCTCCCACAATCACGAGGTACGGCGACTTCTCCGGCGCGCAGGTCGCAGTAAACCTTGCGTATGCAGCAACCAGATGGTCGGCATGCTTGCGCGCCTGCAGCTTGGACGCAAAGAGCACCACGCTTCTGCCCGGCTCCAGTCGCAACTCCGTGCGCAGCGCCTCTGCCTGTTGCGCTGCTGCTTCCACGCGCTGCGCGAACCAATCGTTATCGACGGCATAGGGCATCGGAAATTGTGGCACGGCATCGCCGAAGTAGTGCCGCCAGTACTCCGCGTTAAATTGTCCGATAGGCAACGTAGCGTCTATGCAACCGCGCAGTGCAGAAAAGAAGAGCCGCTTCAGCGCGAGCTTCCAGCCGCTGCGTTCGCGGTCGCCGAGCCAGCCCTCGGCGCGCAGCAGCACCGGGATGCCAAGCATCTTTGCCGCGAGTATCGCCTGCAGGGCGTTGATGCTTGCATAGCCGTGGACCCATAGTGCATCGAAGGCAGGGCTGCCGTCCGCGTTCTGCAAATGCCTGTAGATGCCGTGGCTGATGGGACTGGTCATCGAGACGGTACCATTGTCTCGCAACGCCGGCAGGAACTCCGATTTGTATCCCTCCAGCAAGGGCACGTCCCAGTTCACCTCAACGCCGAACCCCGCGTCCTTGTAACCTCGCACAGAGAAGTCGGAGCCGAACAGCACCGTCAATGCGATGTCCGGTTCCTGCGCGATCCGCCGCAGCAGAGGCGCTTGGTACTGGATGGGATGGCTTACAACATAGGCGAGCCGCACCGGTCTTGTCTCGTTTCCATGCTGGAATGCAGTGTAATCTGGCGTTCGCATGGCAGATGCCCTCCCCGTCATGCGGCTAACGCAGTGTGATGACTGTAATTAGCACGCTCGCCACGCCAAGCAGCGTCCCGAGACTGCCGTTGCTGATGGAAGCCTTGAGCATGCTGTTGGGGAGAAAGACGATGTCGTTCGGTTGCAGGATGGGGTCTGGCGCCTTGCCATAAAGCACACGCTTCACATCCAGCTTCACAATCGTTCGCTCGCCGCCCACTGTGCGAATCACGCGCAGGTCGTCGTACTTGCCTTCGAAGGTAATGCCACCGCTCAGAGCGGTCGCCTGCATCAGCGTCAGCGGTGTATAGGGCGTCAGTGCGATTACTCCGGGCGTCTTGAACGCGCCGATCATATACACCACACCGATGCGCGAGATGATGATCGTATCGCCGGCAAAGATCGGGATATCGGCGACCTGACTGTGCATGGGGTCGCTGCCCAGGTTCACCACAATCGGCTCCGGTTGTCCGGGCCTGTGGATGGTGATTACGTGGCTCGCAGTCGGCGGCAGCCCGCCGACGCTCGTCAGTACGTCCAGCAATCTCCGCGTGCCGATGATCGGGACAATGCCGTGCGCCTCTCCGATAACGGTCGCCACGGCGTTGGGGCCTTCGGTGATCTGCAGCGTCACCTGCGGGTTGCGGTAGATGCCTGCATCGACCAGTTTCTGCGCGATCAGCCGTTCGGCCTCGGTGATGGTGAGCCCCTCCATATGCACTTCGCCAATCAGCGGCAGCACCACATTGCCGTCTGTGCCGATGCGGATGCTGGGCGAGTAGTCGGACTGCCCGAAGATGTGGATTCCGATCATGTCCCCGGCGGTCAGCAGTACATCGTGCGTCGGCGG carries:
- a CDS encoding glycosyltransferase family 4 protein is translated as MRTPDYTAFQHGNETRPVRLAYVVSHPIQYQAPLLRRIAQEPDIALTVLFGSDFSVRGYKDAGFGVEVNWDVPLLEGYKSEFLPALRDNGTVSMTSPISHGIYRHLQNADGSPAFDALWVHGYASINALQAILAAKMLGIPVLLRAEGWLGDRERSGWKLALKRLFFSALRGCIDATLPIGQFNAEYWRHYFGDAVPQFPMPYAVDNDWFAQRVEAAAQQAEALRTELRLEPGRSVVLFASKLQARKHADHLVAAYARFTATCAPEKSPYLVIVGDGEERPRLEAECQKLELQHVRFAGFRNQTELPVFFRLANVFVLPSRHEPWGLIVNEAMASGRAVIVSSDVGSHADLVTDGVQGCVYPVGDVEALMHALSRVLTPPGASRAMGDAARERMKTWSFEEDVRGLRAALAYTTGKLTP
- a CDS encoding polysaccharide biosynthesis/export family protein → MSTTLVLAALPAVAQFNGPASPTASPEINRPVTLTTDRTTLYPPTHDVLLTAGDMIGIHIFGQSDYSPSIRIGTDGNVVLPLIGEVHMEGLTITEAERLIAQKLVDAGIYRNPQVTLQITEGPNAVATVIGEAHGIVPIIGTRRLLDVLTSVGGLPPTASHVITIHRPGQPEPIVVNLGSDPMHSQVADIPIFAGDTIIISRIGVVYMIGAFKTPGVIALTPYTPLTLMQATALSGGITFEGKYDDLRVIRTVGGERTIVKLDVKRVLYGKAPDPILQPNDIVFLPNSMLKASISNGSLGTLLGVASVLITVITLR
- a CDS encoding glycosyltransferase, yielding MRILHIISNMRPDSGGPQEAVRMMLRSAPDGCDSEVLTLDDPQAGYLQAAPFTVHALGGDCKGAYSAKLVPWLRANRNRYDGVVLHGMWEYLSLAVLRTVAGHVPYLVFAHGMLDPYFKRASRIKHMKKWLYWLPVQYWVLRHALRVVFTTEAERGLAAQSFWLHRWNAAVIGLGADAPSADVAECREAFYALCPALRDKQYLLFLGRLDPKKGCDLLIEAFARVALLQPDVQLVMAGPDSAGWQSKLQRMAERAGIAERVHWPGMLKGERKWGAFAGCEAFVLPSHQENFGIAVVEALACGKPVLITQPINIAEDLAADGCALVDDDTLEGVISLLTQWTGLSPAEREAMSARALQSATTRYDMRKNTSALVELLADARAAQTSALAEPRKA